From one Triticum urartu cultivar G1812 chromosome 3, Tu2.1, whole genome shotgun sequence genomic stretch:
- the LOC125546752 gene encoding magnesium transporter MRS2-B-like: MVFGSTLIQHAARDLRLLDPLFVYPSIVLGRERAIVVNLKQIRCVITADEVLLLNSLDNYVFQYATELQRRLLQRAEGDELLFEFRTLELALEVACSFLDACPGTNTIHALHSLLRLPPLKSLVVESRPEDWQAIVSAFERTPKIYNILDDAIILVMKQRYLLVQAKKWLGNLFGFD, from the exons CACGCCGCCCGCGACCTCCGCCTCCTTGACCCGCTCTTCGTCTACCCCTCCATCGTCCTCGGCCGTGAGCGCGCCATCGTCGTCAACCTCAAGCAGATCCGTTGCGTCATCACCGCCGACGAGGTGCTCCTCCTCAACTCCCTCGACAACTACGTCTTCCAGTACGCCACCGAgctgcagcgccgcctcctccagcGCGCCGAGGGCGACGAGCTCCTCTTCGAGTTCCGCACCCTCGAGCTCGCCCTCGAGGTCGCCTGCTCCTTCCTCGACGCCTGCCCAGGTACCAACACCATCCACGCGCTCCACAGCCTCCTTAGGTTGCCCCCTCTGAAATCACT GGTGGTGGAGTCGCGGCCCGAGGACTGGCAGGCCATCGTCTCCGCCTTCGAGAGGACCCCCAAG ATTTACAACATTCTGGATGATGCCATTATCCTAGTAATGAAGCAGAGATACTTACTTGTGCAGGCAAAG AAATGGCTTGGGAACCTGTTTGGTTTCGACTAG